The genomic window CGGATGATTATCAGCCATTACGAGAACAACTATGGCGGCGCGGTCAAACGGTTGAATCTGATCGACGAAAAGCTTGCTGAACTCGACTACGCGAGCGCGCCGGGCTTCCTGATCAATGGGTTGAAGCGCGAGCAGCTTATCGCGACCAACTCGATGATCCTGCATGAAGTGTTCTTTGATGGTCTTGGCGATGAGAGCGAACCGGGCGCAAATCTGAAGGAAGACCTTGCTCGCGACTTCGGTTCGTATGACCGGTGGCGGGCCGAATTCATTGCCATGGGCAAGGCGCTTGGCGGTGGCTCCGGGTGGGTGCTGCTGACTTGGTCACCCCGCGACCGCAAGCTCGTGAATCAGTGGGCGTCGGATCACTGCCACACGCTGGCCGGTGGCACGCCGATACTCGCGCTCGATATGTACGAACACTCGTACCATATCGACTACGGCGCCAAGGCCGCGAACTACGTGGACGTGTTCATGGCGGCGATTAATTGGCCGGCCGTGCAACGTGCTTTTGACGGGATACAGAAATGAGGCACGGCCTACGATGCGTTCGGTGGATTCTCTGTTCGGCCGCGCTGGCTTTCATAGCTGACGCTCGCGCCGAAGATCAGTTCAGGATGCTGGACGGAAAGCAAATCCGCGCTCGCGTTGTCGGCCAGGACATCACGGATGGGGCCCATTGGTTCATGTATCTCCGGCTGGATGGCGCTCTCGTCGGTTCAGAATCGGGAAGCTCTTGGACCGGGAACTGGAAAATTCGGAACGACAAGCTGTGTATGACGACGCCAAGCAGCCCATCGCTCGCGTGCAATGAAGTCTGGATGTCAGGGGCGTACATCAGGATGCGCGCCAACAAGGATGAGGAGACATTCGACGCAAGGGTTATGGCGCACCAAGCCAAGCAATGAACAGTGCGGACTCGCGATGCTCTGAAGCTGGCAAAGGGTCTTCGAGCTGCCTTAGACATGACGGCCAGCATCAAGAAGTCGCAGAACTGATCGATCCCATCGGCCAGACGGTTGGCCCACGTGATCGTGCCCTCAGGAAAGGAAGATCGAATGCGAAATGTGCCTCTTATACTGTCTATATTGGCTGGTCTCTTTGCGCTGAACGCGACGGCGCAGGCTCAAACATCCTGCAAGGTATGCGCGGAGCAGCAAAAGGCGTGCATGAAGAACTACGCCGGACCTGCCTGCAAAACCGAGTACCAAATGTGCCTTAAGGCCTGCAAGAAGTGAACGAGGCTTAAGTTGCGCAGCTTACATACAAGGAGCTTCATCGCGGTACTTGCCGGCATTGGGAGCCTCGTTGCTCTCGATGCCGGATTTGTTGCCGCGGAAAATCTCAAGAAATTATCTGGCGCGCAAATACGAGCAAAATTGTCGGGCAAGGAAGTGACCGACGAGGTCCATTATCGTGATGTCTATGAACACGACGGGACCCTCCGAAGCTATTCGATGGGCAGCAAGAAGCGCGGCAAGTGGACCATTCAAGGGGATGACCTTTGCATCGATCTTCCGGAGCCCGACGGCGGCTGTTTCGAGGTGACCGCGGCGGGAAAGAACGTCGTCCTGACGCCGAAAGGACTTGGCTCGCCGTCGGACGGCATTGTCCAGGCGATCTCCGATCCGAAGTAGTGGTCACCAATAGCCGATTTCTTCGAAGGATTTGAAATGACAACAACCACTATCCCCGAGCGTGGCCGTATGGCGGAGCTTACACTCTACGTCCTGCGTCTCGGCTTTCTTGGCTTCGGCGGTCCGGTTGCGCTCGGCATCGTGGAAATGCCAACGTGCAGGGGGGCATCGTATCTCTCGCGGTGCTCTTCCGCTGGAAGGTAAGCAATCCCGCGCTGATTGCGGCAACTGCAGTCGTTGGGCTTATCGCCCATCCGCTGCTGCAACCTGCGTGGTTGATGGTGAAATAGCAGTTTCTGCAAAGGGCAAGGGGGCACCTCGATCAATGTAAGGCAAAGTGGAACTAACAGGCAGCCATGTCTTTACACTCTGAGACAATCTGACCGACAGGTGCGAATCGAATGGCAAGCGCAAAGGATTGAAGCGGTAGGCAGCCGCCCGGACAAAACTAAGTTCGCTCTGCGGTACACAACCTCTCGCATTGAGCCGTGAGTGCGCTCGGATGGCGAAGAATGGACAACAACAGAGCTTAAGACGGGAGCTCGGGCCGATAACGGCAACCCTCTTCACCGCCGGCATGATGGTTGGCATCGGTATCTTTGCCACGATCGGTGCTGCCACGGCAGCCGCAGGGAGCGGCATCCCGATTGCCATACTCCTCGGTGGCAGCGTTGCCCTTGCCACCGGTATCAGCGCCACACAATTGGGTGTGAACAATCCGACTGAAGGGGGCGCTTTCACATGGGCGCGCGATGTCCACCAGCCTACGCTTGGCTTCATCGCAGGCTGCGGGTATCTCGGGAAGAACCTCATCTCGATGAGTGTGATCGCGCTTGCCTTCGCCACCTACCTGGGACAGGTCATTCCGGGGATTCCTGTTCACTTCGTCGCGGCTGCTGGGGTGGTGGCCATCACCATTCTGAACCTGTTTGGAATCCAGCTGACGTCGCGGGTGCTCATCAGCCTTCTGCTCTTGGTCATCGCTGTGCTCTCGATCTACGGAGCATTCTCGCTACAGGCGATCGAGCAGGGCCATTTTGTACCAGTCTTAGGTGCTAATGGGCTTATGGGCATCGCCAGTGGCGCAGCTATCTTTTTTTGGACCTGGGATGGCTTTATGCGGATGGCCATCATGGCCGGGGAGGTCAAGGAACCGCGTCGCACCATTCCTGTCGCCATCATTGGAGGTGTAACAATCGCGGCAGTCATGTTTGTCGGCGCGGCAGCAGTCACTCTCGGCGTGCTCGGGGCAGATGAGGTCGGCGCGCAGGATACCCCTCTGCTTGGTGCCGCCTTGAAGGCAATCGGCCCGTGGGGCAAATGGGTCATCCTGGCCGGCGCGATCGTCGCTGCGCTTGCGGAGATCCTGGGCGATATGCTGAGTGCTTCGCGTGTCGTTCTGCCGATGGCAGAGGCCCACGAGCTCCCGAGCTGGCTGGGCAAAATTCACCAGCGTTCACGGACGCCTCGTCGTGCAGTCATCGGCCTTGGCCTGCTCAGTGCAAGCGCCGCTCTCATCTTTGATCTTCGGCCACTCATCGAAGTTGGTGGCTCCTTTATGCTCGTCTGGTATTTCATCACGCACTATGCTGCGCTGAATCTGCCGGTCCGGAAGCGCCACTATCCGGCGATCTTCTCGTGGTACGGCATCGTGGGCTGCATCGGATTGACCATAGCGATGCCTCACGCCGCAGTCCTCGCTGCGGTAGGAACCCTGACCATATTAACGCTGGCCCGTCTGGCGCTTCATCGTCTGCACCCGCAATGGCGGTCTGCCTGATCGTCGTCGGCTGAGACGCAAGGCGCTTACGCCAGTTGGCGCAGGGCTCGCGCGGCCGTCGTGTACCTGAGCAGCGGACCTTCCTCCGGATCATCACCTTGGAAATGAATCGCTGCGCCAGCCGGGATTCTGCGTGGCTTTCCGTAGTGCTTCACGGAAGCGGTCTCGACCACTTGTAAACGGGAGTCCTCTGCGAACGCGGTCAGAGCGGCCAGTTCGGCAGTGCTCGCGCCGCCGGAGCGCCAGGACGCCTCGAACACTCCGGATCGCCATTTTCCGGTCCCATCAATGCCTTGTCCAACATCATAGTTTCGGCGTGAGGCCAGGAAGCCCCGATATCTGGCGGCATTCCGATCGTATATTCGAGCTTGATCTACAGCCAGCCTTGCCTCCATCTCCATGGGAAGACTGTCGAGCGCCGACCAGTCGCCGCGAACGCAAATGATGTGCGAGCCGCCATAGACCCGAAGTCCATGATTATTGGTAACCGACCGTTGCGTGCCGTGATAGGCGATCGACCGGTCGCCGATCATCGTGCAACCGACGCTTCGGGTTACGACTTGACGCAGGTTGACCTCGAGCGACAGGCCGTGAGCTGCCAGCTTATCTGTCGGGAATTTCTCCAGGTAAGCTTCCAGTTCATCAATGTTCGTGATGACCGTCTGTCCATGACCTCCGTCGCCCAGCGGCTCCTTCACGCGAACCGGCCCTATCGCCAATAGCCGCTTGACCGCCAGCCTTGCACCGCCGACGTCAAATGCGGTGTAGCCCGGCAGAACCGCATCACGGACACCGTCTCCGAAGGCAAATGACCAGCCGCGCGGCCGGGCCGCGTGCTTTGCGACAAGGGGATGCGTGATGGCCTTCGTCTTGACGAAGGAATATGGCACCACGGCGCCGTAGAGCTGATGCGGAGACTGAATTCCGAGATCTCGCGCCTCGTCGAGCATGAGCGTGTCGCTGGGAACGAAGAAAAGACCAGCGGCCACATGCGTCTTCGGGCCGTATTCGCCTACAAATCGACAGCCTTTAAGGCGCGCGATGCTCTCAGCCACCACGGAAAGCGTGACCTTCTCGTGGGCGTACATCGGCGCGCCCAGACGAGGGAAGAGGCAGGCGACCGCGCAGATTCCGTGCTGTTCGCGCGCAATCTCACGAACCGCGGATGGCCGCGTTTGGCGCGATCGATGCTGAAGCAGATGAGGGAATGTGGGTCGGTCCATGCGCAACCACCTCGACAACCGAGCATTGGCCAGTGCTTGGACGGAACCGTCTGATGGGGAGACTGCACATCCCCATTCAGATAACGTAGATCACTGCAAGATGTGCCAAGGGTAAAAGGTAATATGCTCACTGTCAGCGCGCTGAAGCGCTTGCATATCGTGGTCTCGTTCGAACTCGCGGATGGAGAATGTATTGCGTTGCAGGGCCCGTCGGGCGTCGGCAAGAGTTTGCTGCTCCGCGCCATTGCCGATCTCGATCCGAACGAGGGCTCCGTCGAGCTGGACGGGATGTCGCGGGAAACGATGTCGGCCCCTGTTTGGCGCAGGCAGGTGACCTATGTAGCTGCCGAACCTGGCTGGTGGGCTGACACGGTGCAGGAGCACTTTACCGACTGGGATCTGGCCACTCCGTTGGTGGATCAGTTGGGGCTGCCAGCGAGTTGCGGAACCTGGCCCATCCGGAGACTTTCTACCGGCGAAAAGCAGCGCCTTGGCCTCGTACGGGCTCTGTTGCTGCATTCGCGGGTGCTTCTGTTGGACGAGCCCACGTCGGCGCTTGACGCGGCATCGACCGCATCCGTGGAAGCCCTGGTTGCCGCGCGTGTCTCGGCCGGAACAAGCGTCCTATGGAGCACTCACAACAGTGGCCAGGCTCGTCGCGTCGGATCTCGTCTGTTCGTGATGGCGAGCGGCGGCCACCTCGAGGAGCACTCGCTTTGAGTTACATCCAGCTGGCTTACAGCGACCTCATATTGCCTGCGCTCCTTGTTGTCATGAATGGCGCGCTCTCGCTCGCGCTGCACCTGAAGCTTGAACGACAGCTTGCCCTTGCGACCATGCGAATGGTGATCCAGCTCGTACTCGTTGGATATGTGCTGACGTTTCTGTTTGCCGTGGTCTCTCCGTTCTGGACGGCACTCGCCGCCTTCATCATGGTCTTGTTCGCATCGCGAGAAATCGTCGCCCGTCAGAAGTGACGGCTGGAGGGTCTTTGGACCTACGGCTTGGGGGCAGGCTGCACCCTGCTCGCCGCCGGTACCGTCACGACGTTTTCGCTGCTCTCGCAGCTCCGTCCCGAGCCCTGGTATCATCCACGCTACGCTCTGCCGCTGTTGGGAATGATCCTGGGCAACACCATGACTGGGGTCAGCCTGGGCTTGGATGTGCTCGTCAATGGCGTGGTGCGCGAACGAGCCGCGGTGGAATCCTGCCTCGCCTTGGGAGGTACCCGCTATCAGGCGCTCCTCCCGGTGATCCGCGATGCACTGCGAAGCGGCTTCATGCCGACCATCAACGGCATGGCTGCAATTGGCCTGGTCTCTCTACCAGGGATGATGACCGGCCAGATCCTCGCGGGCGTCGAGCCCGTCGATGCCGTCAAATACCAGCTACTGATCATGTTTCTGATTGCAGGCGGAACGGGTTTGGGCACGCTTGCGGCAGTCATCGGCGGCGGACGTTTGCTAACTGATCATCGACACCGATTGCGCCTGGATCGGATCGCCAGCGAAAAATTGCCGTAAGTCATCGCAAATCAATGAGATGGCGTAACACGTTCGGGATGGATTGCTCACATTCGAACAGATCGATGATGTCGTCGG from Bradyrhizobium zhanjiangense includes these protein-coding regions:
- a CDS encoding superoxide dismutase; the encoded protein is MTYVVKPLSCDPSRIRGMSERMIISHYENNYGGAVKRLNLIDEKLAELDYASAPGFLINGLKREQLIATNSMILHEVFFDGLGDESEPGANLKEDLARDFGSYDRWRAEFIAMGKALGGGSGWVLLTWSPRDRKLVNQWASDHCHTLAGGTPILALDMYEHSYHIDYGAKAANYVDVFMAAINWPAVQRAFDGIQK
- a CDS encoding APC family permease codes for the protein MAKNGQQQSLRRELGPITATLFTAGMMVGIGIFATIGAATAAAGSGIPIAILLGGSVALATGISATQLGVNNPTEGGAFTWARDVHQPTLGFIAGCGYLGKNLISMSVIALAFATYLGQVIPGIPVHFVAAAGVVAITILNLFGIQLTSRVLISLLLLVIAVLSIYGAFSLQAIEQGHFVPVLGANGLMGIASGAAIFFWTWDGFMRMAIMAGEVKEPRRTIPVAIIGGVTIAAVMFVGAAAVTLGVLGADEVGAQDTPLLGAALKAIGPWGKWVILAGAIVAALAEILGDMLSASRVVLPMAEAHELPSWLGKIHQRSRTPRRAVIGLGLLSASAALIFDLRPLIEVGGSFMLVWYFITHYAALNLPVRKRHYPAIFSWYGIVGCIGLTIAMPHAAVLAAVGTLTILTLARLALHRLHPQWRSA
- a CDS encoding DUF3182 family protein; translated protein: MYAHEKVTLSVVAESIARLKGCRFVGEYGPKTHVAAGLFFVPSDTLMLDEARDLGIQSPHQLYGAVVPYSFVKTKAITHPLVAKHAARPRGWSFAFGDGVRDAVLPGYTAFDVGGARLAVKRLLAIGPVRVKEPLGDGGHGQTVITNIDELEAYLEKFPTDKLAAHGLSLEVNLRQVVTRSVGCTMIGDRSIAYHGTQRSVTNNHGLRVYGGSHIICVRGDWSALDSLPMEMEARLAVDQARIYDRNAARYRGFLASRRNYDVGQGIDGTGKWRSGVFEASWRSGGASTAELAALTAFAEDSRLQVVETASVKHYGKPRRIPAGAAIHFQGDDPEEGPLLRYTTAARALRQLA
- a CDS encoding ABC transporter ATP-binding protein, which encodes MLTVSALKRLHIVVSFELADGECIALQGPSGVGKSLLLRAIADLDPNEGSVELDGMSRETMSAPVWRRQVTYVAAEPGWWADTVQEHFTDWDLATPLVDQLGLPASCGTWPIRRLSTGEKQRLGLVRALLLHSRVLLLDEPTSALDAASTASVEALVAARVSAGTSVLWSTHNSGQARRVGSRLFVMASGGHLEEHSL